Proteins encoded together in one Catellatospora citrea window:
- a CDS encoding LacI family DNA-binding transcriptional regulator — translation MTRRLAEVAKYVGVSTATVSRVLNGRPGISEATRTAVLTALDVLGYERPTKLRGERARLVGLVLPELQNPIFPAFAEVVAGALAKRGFTPVLCTRTADGVAESDYVDMLLEQQVSGVIFAGGNYAQADADHEHYRRLLDRGLPAILVNAGIDDLGFPRVSADDAVATEQAYNHLVSLGHDRIGLILGPPDHMPSSRKRQAFPGADDMVERTIFSMEGGHAAAARLISRGVTGLICASDVLALGAVRGARRLGLNVPGDVSLVGYDDSAVMTCTDPPLTTVRQPIEAMGQAAVALLVSEIAGNVVPADELLFETELVVRGSTAAVPANARLVPAQARATD, via the coding sequence ATGACGCGCAGACTCGCCGAAGTGGCGAAGTACGTGGGAGTGAGCACGGCCACCGTGAGCAGGGTGCTCAACGGTCGCCCCGGCATCTCCGAGGCCACCCGAACGGCCGTGCTCACCGCGCTGGACGTGCTCGGCTACGAGCGGCCCACCAAGCTGCGCGGCGAACGGGCCCGGCTGGTCGGCCTCGTGCTGCCCGAGTTGCAGAACCCGATCTTCCCGGCGTTCGCCGAGGTCGTGGCCGGAGCCCTGGCCAAGCGCGGGTTCACCCCCGTGCTGTGCACCCGCACCGCCGACGGCGTCGCCGAGTCCGACTACGTGGACATGCTGCTGGAGCAGCAGGTGTCCGGCGTGATCTTCGCGGGCGGCAACTACGCCCAGGCCGACGCCGACCACGAGCACTACCGGCGGCTGCTCGACCGGGGCCTGCCCGCGATACTGGTCAACGCCGGCATCGACGACCTGGGCTTCCCCCGGGTGTCGGCCGACGACGCGGTGGCCACCGAGCAGGCGTACAACCACCTGGTGTCGCTGGGCCACGACCGGATCGGCCTCATCCTGGGCCCGCCCGACCACATGCCTTCCTCGCGCAAGCGCCAGGCCTTCCCCGGCGCCGACGACATGGTCGAGCGCACCATCTTCTCGATGGAGGGCGGCCACGCCGCGGCGGCGCGGCTGATCTCGCGCGGGGTGACCGGCCTGATCTGCGCCTCCGACGTGCTGGCCCTGGGCGCGGTGCGCGGTGCGCGCCGCCTCGGCCTGAACGTGCCCGGGGACGTGTCGCTGGTCGGCTACGACGACTCGGCCGTGATGACCTGCACCGACCCGCCGCTGACCACGGTGCGCCAGCCGATCGAGGCGATGGGCCAGGCCGCGGTGGCGCTGCTGGTCAGCGAGATCGCGGGCAACGTCGTCCCGGCCGATGAGCTGCTGTTCGAGACCGAGCTGGTGGTACGCGGCTCGACCGCCGCCGTCCCCGCCAACGCCCGCCTCGTCCCCGCCCAGGCCCGCGCCACCGACTGA
- the hemQ gene encoding hydrogen peroxide-dependent heme synthase: MTEQTNAARLRELNDTIRYTMWSVFRVKGPLPSIRSEVSGEVEALFAQLAEKDVTVRGVYDVAGLRADADVMIWWHSGSSDALQDAYGLFRRTALGKCLTPVWSQAALHRPAEFNKSHIPAFLAGEEARRYVCVYPFVRSYEWYLLPDEQRREMLAEHGKMARGYPDVRANTVASFALGDYEWMLAFEADELHRIVDLMRDLRASSARRHVREEVPFYTGRRRSVEDLVAALP; this comes from the coding sequence ATGACCGAACAGACCAACGCGGCCCGGCTGCGGGAGCTCAACGACACCATCCGTTACACGATGTGGTCGGTGTTCCGGGTCAAGGGCCCGCTGCCGTCGATCCGCTCCGAGGTGTCGGGCGAGGTCGAGGCGCTGTTCGCCCAGCTCGCCGAGAAGGACGTCACGGTGCGCGGCGTCTACGACGTGGCGGGCCTGCGGGCCGACGCGGACGTGATGATCTGGTGGCACTCGGGTTCCTCCGACGCGCTGCAGGACGCGTACGGGCTGTTCCGCCGGACCGCGCTGGGCAAGTGCCTGACCCCGGTGTGGTCGCAGGCGGCGCTGCACCGCCCGGCCGAGTTCAACAAGAGCCACATCCCGGCGTTCCTGGCCGGTGAGGAGGCCCGGCGCTACGTCTGCGTCTACCCGTTCGTGCGCTCGTACGAGTGGTACCTGCTGCCCGACGAACAGCGGCGGGAGATGCTGGCCGAGCACGGCAAGATGGCGCGCGGCTACCCGGACGTGCGGGCCAACACGGTCGCCTCGTTCGCGCTGGGCGACTACGAGTGGATGCTGGCGTTCGAGGCCGACGAGCTGCACCGGATCGTGGACCTGATGCGCGACCTGCGCGCCTCGTCCGCCCGCCGGCACGTGCGCGAGGAGGTCCCGTTCTACACGGGCCGCCGCCGCTCGGTGGAGGACCTCGTCGCCGCCCTGCCGTAG
- a CDS encoding carbohydrate ABC transporter permease: protein MAIATVPGAGIDVGSQAPAPVDPRRARRNRRLKDNLTGYAFLIGAVICFAFFSWYPMIRGVVMSFQRTRAGETTWVGWDNYERIINDPSFWTAWQNTLYFTVLALVLGYAVPFFLAVLLNEFRHAKGYLRILIYLPVMLPPASALFLFKYLAYDPSDAGLFNSILKGLGLPTSQWMQSTDMTMPAMVIASTWMNMGGAVLIYLAALQNIPGELYEAAELDGAGLWRRITNVTIPQTRLILSLMAMLQVVATMQLFIEPLILANGAGSEDSATSVVYLIYQHGFFQNDLNGAAALGVIMLVALIGFSAVYARLNAKQD, encoded by the coding sequence ATGGCGATCGCCACCGTTCCTGGCGCCGGCATCGACGTCGGCAGCCAAGCGCCAGCACCCGTCGATCCGCGTCGCGCGCGTCGCAACCGCCGGCTCAAGGACAACCTCACCGGCTACGCGTTCCTGATCGGCGCGGTCATCTGCTTCGCGTTCTTCTCCTGGTACCCGATGATCCGCGGCGTGGTGATGAGCTTCCAGCGCACCCGCGCGGGCGAGACCACCTGGGTGGGCTGGGACAACTACGAGCGGATCATCAACGACCCGAGCTTCTGGACGGCCTGGCAGAACACCCTGTACTTCACGGTGCTCGCGCTGGTCCTCGGCTACGCGGTCCCCTTCTTCCTGGCGGTGCTGCTCAACGAGTTCCGGCACGCCAAGGGTTACCTGCGCATCCTGATCTACCTGCCGGTGATGCTGCCCCCGGCCTCGGCGCTGTTCCTGTTCAAGTACCTCGCCTACGACCCCAGCGACGCCGGTCTGTTCAACTCGATCCTCAAGGGGCTCGGGCTGCCGACCTCGCAGTGGATGCAGTCGACGGACATGACGATGCCGGCCATGGTCATCGCCTCGACCTGGATGAACATGGGCGGCGCGGTGCTGATCTACCTGGCCGCGCTGCAGAACATCCCGGGCGAGCTGTACGAGGCCGCCGAGCTCGACGGCGCCGGCCTGTGGCGGCGCATCACCAACGTGACCATCCCGCAGACGCGGCTGATCCTGTCGCTGATGGCCATGCTCCAGGTCGTGGCGACCATGCAGCTGTTCATCGAGCCGCTGATCCTGGCCAACGGCGCGGGCTCGGAGGACTCGGCCACCTCGGTCGTGTACCTCATCTACCAGCACGGCTTCTTCCAGAACGACCTCAACGGCGCGGCGGCGCTCGGCGTGATCATGCTCGTGGCGCTGATCGGCTTCTCCGCCGTCTACGCCCGGCTGAACGCGAAACAGGACTAG
- a CDS encoding ABC transporter substrate-binding protein, producing MSVPHFRKVAAIALATGLGLGLAACSTKSDDDTDAAGKTIITVDCQPVGAQKNLLQAWNDDVKAFEAANPTIKIKSVSVGTQCANPPDFTARLQGGSMTDVFYGYMTDVQQVIDSGQAMDISAFVNKDSIPTWDDVLADAKNTFTKDGKVWGVPTKNYSMGLVYNKTLFTKAGLDPKSPPKTWAEVREAAKKISALGDGIAGFGEYSSGNTGGWHFTAELYAQGGALVTADNKKADFNNDMGKKVLQNLKDMRYGDNSMGARQLLGWGDLLTIAGAGKVGMFVGAPDATTAIVTQFQGKYEDWAMGAMPGQDGAAKGTLGGGEGYFFKKGLTDDQVKAGLKWLAFEKLTPGKGQFDYARAKAQGEQVGLPQPQLFTPGSPSQKSEFDLRKANGNIAPDDFSAFENNPVTIKFEPPNAQGIYAILDGAMSAILTNPNANVDAELKKAEDKVNQLLTQAAK from the coding sequence ATGTCCGTACCGCACTTCCGGAAGGTCGCGGCGATCGCGCTCGCGACCGGCCTGGGACTGGGCCTCGCGGCCTGCTCCACCAAGAGCGACGATGACACGGATGCTGCCGGCAAGACGATCATCACGGTCGACTGCCAGCCGGTCGGTGCGCAGAAGAACCTGCTGCAGGCGTGGAACGACGACGTCAAGGCGTTCGAGGCGGCCAACCCGACCATCAAGATTAAGAGCGTTTCGGTCGGCACCCAGTGCGCCAACCCGCCGGACTTCACCGCCCGCCTGCAGGGCGGCTCGATGACCGACGTGTTCTACGGCTACATGACCGACGTCCAGCAGGTCATCGACTCCGGCCAGGCGATGGACATCAGCGCCTTCGTCAACAAGGACAGCATCCCGACCTGGGACGACGTGCTCGCCGACGCGAAGAACACGTTCACCAAGGACGGCAAGGTCTGGGGCGTCCCGACCAAGAACTACTCGATGGGCCTGGTCTACAACAAGACCCTGTTCACCAAGGCCGGTCTGGACCCGAAGAGCCCGCCGAAGACCTGGGCCGAGGTTCGCGAGGCCGCCAAGAAGATCTCGGCGCTCGGTGACGGCATCGCCGGCTTCGGCGAGTACAGCTCCGGCAACACCGGTGGCTGGCACTTCACCGCCGAGCTGTACGCCCAGGGCGGCGCCCTGGTGACGGCCGACAACAAGAAGGCCGACTTCAACAACGACATGGGCAAGAAGGTTCTGCAGAACCTCAAGGACATGCGTTACGGCGACAACAGCATGGGCGCCCGCCAGCTGCTCGGCTGGGGCGACCTGCTGACCATCGCGGGTGCCGGCAAGGTCGGCATGTTCGTCGGCGCGCCCGACGCGACCACCGCGATCGTCACCCAGTTCCAGGGCAAGTACGAGGACTGGGCGATGGGCGCCATGCCCGGCCAGGACGGCGCCGCCAAGGGCACCCTGGGTGGCGGTGAGGGCTACTTCTTCAAGAAGGGCCTGACCGACGACCAGGTCAAGGCCGGTCTGAAGTGGCTCGCCTTCGAGAAGCTCACCCCGGGCAAGGGCCAGTTCGACTACGCCCGCGCCAAGGCTCAGGGCGAGCAGGTCGGTCTGCCGCAGCCGCAGCTGTTCACCCCGGGCAGCCCGTCGCAGAAGTCGGAGTTCGACCTGCGCAAGGCGAACGGCAACATCGCGCCGGACGACTTCTCCGCCTTCGAGAACAACCCGGTCACGATCAAGTTCGAGCCGCCGAACGCGCAGGGCATCTACGCGATCCTCGACGGTGCGATGTCGGCGATCCTGACCAACCCGAACGCGAACGTCGACGCGGAGCTCAAGAAGGCCGAGGACAAGGTCAACCAGCTCCTCACCCAGGCCGCCAAGTGA